The Polaribacter tangerinus genome has a segment encoding these proteins:
- a CDS encoding sensor histidine kinase, with protein sequence MKCRLYSIFITFLFLLFSNSVLSNTSDTIYYKQKLIDLKIPNAEYRYTKSSAEKLIVYWNSLYPDDKTNMYNYLSHFRWAKILKVQFLGAKKTTQKKLTTQLALALAIIYHRQTKFELAIPYLNFVLTNKQFISSEQYANVLQRLELSYRSIGSFGEAVEVRKLRVNNENSNNFWELYSVVGMHAEAINDFKLFEKFPIENDFNKITYYNKLGMLFLNNKQIDSARYYFKKMESQADFIIKNENYKGKNSYTEYVKSYFKNLAISQQGECLFLDKKYKEAIPVLKTVLPDCDEIKEVDQKIFKWMTIAKSYNALKSSTFSLAYLDSIKQASQKKRILDLELDWFKQYAIANKIAGNVAAYNTNMEHYFQFKDSIDFINQKNRSLLMLAKFDVTQKKELLQIEKAKSLNLELEAVNKKKIIFFTSLAIVALLFVVFLVYTNLRLQKNAKEKLKLSNQKLLNSSKRIESESKKNEFLLKEIHHRVKNNLQMISSLLSLQNNSIQVPELNEVFNDSKRRIKTMSLVHQQLYENEDYSTISLQIYLTEIVRNTIESFTRLENVKHQIATPFLMPIDNAMLVGLIVNEILTNAIKHNKENAFSFSIYGEEDKGSYTLKIKDTGIGFNKNEEKNQGLGLRLIEILTQQLGAKLRLETALNEGVLYTITKNN encoded by the coding sequence ATGAAATGTAGATTATATTCTATTTTTATTACTTTTTTATTCTTGCTTTTTAGTAATAGTGTGTTGTCTAATACTTCAGACACCATTTATTACAAGCAGAAACTTATTGACCTAAAAATTCCTAATGCAGAGTATCGTTATACAAAATCATCTGCAGAAAAACTTATTGTTTATTGGAACTCTTTATATCCCGACGATAAGACAAATATGTACAATTATTTAAGCCACTTTAGATGGGCAAAAATATTAAAAGTACAATTTTTAGGAGCTAAAAAAACTACTCAAAAAAAGCTTACTACTCAATTGGCATTAGCGCTTGCAATTATATATCATAGGCAAACAAAGTTTGAGTTGGCAATACCTTATTTAAATTTTGTTTTAACAAACAAACAATTTATTTCTTCAGAACAATACGCCAACGTATTGCAACGATTAGAGCTGTCTTACCGATCTATTGGTAGTTTTGGAGAAGCAGTTGAAGTTAGAAAATTAAGAGTAAATAACGAAAATTCAAACAACTTTTGGGAACTATATAGTGTAGTTGGTATGCATGCCGAGGCCATAAACGACTTTAAGTTATTTGAAAAATTTCCTATAGAAAACGACTTTAATAAAATTACCTACTACAATAAATTAGGAATGCTTTTTTTAAATAATAAACAGATAGATAGTGCTCGTTATTATTTTAAAAAAATGGAAAGTCAGGCAGACTTTATAATTAAAAATGAAAACTATAAAGGCAAAAACTCCTACACAGAATATGTTAAAAGTTATTTTAAAAATTTGGCAATTTCTCAGCAAGGAGAGTGTTTGTTTTTAGATAAAAAATACAAGGAAGCAATACCAGTTTTAAAAACAGTGTTACCAGATTGCGATGAAATTAAAGAAGTAGATCAGAAAATTTTTAAATGGATGACTATTGCCAAGTCCTATAATGCCTTAAAAAGTAGTACTTTTTCTTTAGCATATTTAGATTCGATAAAACAGGCTAGTCAAAAAAAGCGAATTTTAGATTTAGAGCTAGATTGGTTTAAACAATATGCAATTGCCAATAAAATTGCTGGAAATGTTGCCGCTTACAATACCAATATGGAGCATTATTTTCAGTTTAAAGATTCCATAGATTTTATAAACCAGAAGAATCGCTCTTTATTAATGTTGGCCAAGTTTGATGTAACTCAGAAAAAGGAACTGCTACAAATAGAAAAAGCAAAATCTTTAAATTTAGAGTTAGAGGCTGTAAATAAGAAAAAAATTATCTTTTTTACTTCTTTAGCTATTGTTGCATTATTATTTGTTGTTTTTTTAGTTTACACCAATTTAAGATTACAAAAAAACGCAAAAGAAAAATTAAAGTTAAGTAATCAAAAGTTACTCAATTCATCAAAAAGAATAGAGAGCGAAAGTAAGAAAAACGAATTTTTACTGAAGGAAATACATCATCGAGTAAAAAATAATTTACAAATGATATCTAGTTTGTTATCACTGCAAAATAATAGCATACAGGTACCTGAATTAAATGAGGTTTTTAACGACAGTAAAAGAAGAATAAAAACGATGTCTTTGGTGCATCAACAATTGTATGAAAATGAAGATTATAGTACAATTTCATTACAAATATACCTTACAGAAATTGTTAGAAATACAATTGAGAGTTTTACTCGTCTAGAAAATGTAAAGCATCAAATAGCAACCCCTTTTTTAATGCCTATAGACAACGCAATGTTGGTGGGCTTAATAGTAAATGAAATTCTAACAAATGCTATAAAGCATAACAAAGAAAATGCTTTTTCTTTTAGTATTTATGGAGAGGAAGATAAAGGTAGTTACACTCTTAAAATAAAAGATACAGGTATTGGTTTTAATAAAAATGAAGAAAAAAACCAAGGGTTAGGCCTTCGATTAATTGAAATTTTAACACAACAGTTAGGAGCAAAACTAAGGTTAGAAACAGCATTAAATGAAGGAGTTTTATATACAATAACAAAAAATAATTAA
- a CDS encoding TatD family hydrolase translates to MITDTHTHLYSSQYNEDQDLMMQRAKDAGVSRFFVPAIDSSYTEKMLSLEKNYPGDVFLMMGLHPTYVKENYLDELAHVKKWIDQKDFFAIGEIGIDLYWDKSFLTQQQEAFSTQIKWAKEKKLPIVIHCRDAFDEIFEILEAEKGDNLKGIFHCFTGTKEQALKAISYNMKLGIGGVVTFKNGKIDTFLNEISLQNIVVETDAPYLAPKPFRGKRNESSYITYVIEKLSDIYQLPVDEIAKITTQNSKDVFGI, encoded by the coding sequence ATGATTACAGATACGCACACACATTTATACTCTAGCCAATATAATGAAGATCAAGATTTAATGATGCAACGTGCAAAAGACGCAGGTGTATCTCGTTTTTTTGTACCTGCAATAGATTCTTCTTACACAGAAAAAATGCTCTCTTTAGAAAAAAATTATCCTGGAGATGTTTTTTTAATGATGGGGCTTCACCCAACTTATGTAAAGGAAAATTACCTTGATGAACTGGCACACGTAAAAAAGTGGATTGATCAAAAAGACTTTTTTGCCATTGGCGAAATTGGTATCGATTTATATTGGGATAAAAGCTTTTTAACACAACAACAAGAAGCATTTAGTACTCAAATAAAATGGGCTAAAGAAAAAAAACTACCTATTGTAATTCATTGTAGAGATGCCTTTGATGAAATTTTTGAAATACTAGAAGCAGAAAAAGGAGATAATTTGAAAGGTATATTTCACTGTTTTACTGGTACTAAAGAACAAGCATTAAAAGCAATTTCTTACAACATGAAACTTGGCATAGGTGGTGTTGTAACTTTTAAAAATGGAAAAATAGACACATTTTTAAATGAAATATCTTTACAAAATATTGTTGTAGAAACAGACGCACCATATTTAGCGCCCAAACCTTTTAGAGGTAAAAGAAATGAGAGTAGTTACATTACGTATGTTATCGAAAAATTATCGGATATTTACCAACTTCCAGTTGATGAAATTGCCAAAATAACAACTCAAAATTCTAAAGACGTATTTGGCATTTAA
- a CDS encoding RluA family pseudouridine synthase, with amino-acid sequence MKHFLTFKTNIANETLPEKFTFPFYYEPSSIARIAAKELQEYLISQKDFKHNFGLQKEAEKNTAIGKMFGVLVVENQQKEIGYLAAFSGKLADKSLPEKFVPPVFNMRTTGSFYIKGEQEIDEINRQLWLLKNDEYYCSQKKIIKKETKKSNTQLELQRKKMKLAKIARKKKKKEGEKNLQPKDFNNLLETLKQESYNDQFLYKELQEYYQQKIEDLTSKITSTQLEIERLKKVRKEKSVYLQQTLFSKYAFLNQQKELKSLLDIFNEPTVKPPAGSGECAAPKLLQYAFANNLKPISMAEFWWGKSPNEAVRKHKNFYPACQSRCKPILTHMLKGIKMDANLLVENLKKPVNLEILYEDDAIIVVNKPSEFLTVPGKEIKDAVYTRIKEKYPTATGPLIVHRLDMSTSGILILTKTKEANKILQSQFINRSVKKRYVALLNGTLPKKEGVIELPLRVDLDDRPKQLVDFKYGKEAKTKWKVVQLEKNKTRIHFFPITGRTHQLRVHAAHKLGLNCPIIGDDLYGKKEQRLHLHAEFISFTHPTTHKKVTFTIPAPF; translated from the coding sequence GTGAAGCACTTTCTAACATTTAAAACAAACATTGCAAACGAAACGCTGCCAGAAAAATTTACTTTTCCGTTTTACTACGAGCCCAGTAGTATTGCTAGAATTGCTGCTAAAGAACTTCAAGAGTATTTAATTTCTCAAAAAGACTTTAAACACAATTTTGGTTTACAAAAAGAAGCAGAAAAAAATACTGCTATTGGTAAAATGTTTGGTGTTTTAGTAGTAGAAAATCAGCAAAAAGAAATTGGCTATTTAGCTGCTTTTTCTGGAAAATTAGCTGATAAAAGTCTCCCAGAAAAATTTGTTCCTCCAGTTTTTAACATGAGAACTACAGGAAGTTTTTATATAAAAGGCGAACAAGAAATAGATGAAATAAATAGGCAATTGTGGTTGCTTAAAAACGATGAATATTATTGCTCTCAAAAAAAAATTATTAAAAAGGAAACCAAAAAAAGTAATACGCAACTTGAGCTACAACGCAAAAAAATGAAACTTGCAAAAATAGCCAGAAAAAAAAAAAAAAAAGAGGGTGAAAAAAATTTACAACCTAAAGATTTTAATAACTTATTAGAAACCTTAAAACAAGAAAGTTACAACGATCAATTTTTGTATAAAGAGCTACAAGAATACTATCAACAAAAAATAGAAGATCTTACATCAAAAATAACATCCACACAATTAGAGATAGAGAGACTAAAAAAAGTTAGAAAAGAAAAATCTGTTTACTTACAACAAACCTTATTTAGTAAATATGCCTTTTTAAATCAACAAAAAGAACTAAAAAGCTTATTAGATATTTTTAATGAACCTACAGTAAAGCCTCCTGCTGGCTCAGGAGAATGTGCAGCGCCTAAGCTTTTACAATATGCTTTTGCTAATAATTTAAAACCAATAAGTATGGCAGAGTTTTGGTGGGGAAAATCGCCTAATGAAGCTGTAAGAAAACACAAAAACTTTTATCCTGCATGCCAAAGTAGATGTAAGCCTATTCTTACACACATGCTAAAAGGAATAAAAATGGATGCAAATTTATTGGTAGAAAATTTAAAAAAACCAGTTAATTTAGAGATTCTTTATGAGGATGATGCAATTATTGTAGTAAACAAACCTAGTGAATTTTTAACGGTTCCTGGCAAAGAAATTAAAGATGCTGTTTACACAAGAATCAAAGAAAAATACCCTACAGCTACAGGCCCATTAATTGTGCATCGATTAGACATGTCTACCTCTGGTATTTTAATACTTACAAAAACAAAAGAGGCTAATAAAATACTACAAAGTCAGTTTATTAATAGAAGTGTAAAGAAACGTTATGTAGCCTTATTAAATGGAACTTTACCAAAAAAAGAGGGCGTTATAGAGTTGCCTTTGAGGGTAGATTTAGACGATAGACCAAAACAATTAGTCGATTTTAAATATGGTAAAGAAGCTAAAACAAAATGGAAAGTAGTACAGTTGGAGAAAAATAAAACTAGAATTCACTTCTTTCCGATAACTGGTAGAACTCATCAATTAAGAGTTCATGCAGCTCATAAATTAGGCCTTAATTGTCCTATCATAGGCGATGATTTATATGGAAAAAAAGAGCAAAGACTTCATTTACATGCCGAATTTATTTCATTTACACACCCAACAACTCACAAAAAAGTAACATTTACAATTCCAGCACCTTTTTAA
- a CDS encoding DEAD/DEAH box helicase → MTFKDLDLSNQLQYGIEDLGFETPTPIQEQAFSVVRSGKDVVGIAQTGTGKTFAYMMPILRDLKFSKQKHPRVLVLVPTRELVLQVVDEIEKLAKYINVRVLGVYGGTNINTQKQAILQGQDIIVATPGRLYDLGLSNALKLKSIQKLVIDEVDVMLDLGFRFQLMNIFDILPERRQNVLFSATMTEDVNALIYDFFKNPEKISIAVSGTPLENIAQVSYNVPNFFTKVNLLNYLLKDKETFSKVLIFVGFKRTADLLFKHLEEVYNDEMCIIHSNKTQNYRIRSIRQFDEGKNRILLATDVMARGLDFDNVSHVINFDTPDFPENYMHRIGRTGRAEKEGKTILFSTPKEQESKMAIEALMQYEIPVLELPEAIEIATILTEDERPKEDQGISKNRTSLEYVPGPAFHEKSEKNSKVNKGGSYRREIAAKYKKPKTRGDKNYNKRNKKKK, encoded by the coding sequence ATGACTTTTAAAGATTTAGATTTATCAAATCAACTACAATATGGTATCGAAGATTTAGGTTTCGAGACACCAACGCCAATTCAAGAGCAGGCATTTTCTGTAGTAAGATCGGGTAAAGATGTTGTTGGAATAGCGCAAACCGGAACCGGAAAAACATTTGCCTACATGATGCCAATTTTAAGAGACTTAAAATTTTCTAAACAAAAGCATCCTAGAGTTTTAGTATTAGTTCCAACTAGAGAGTTGGTTTTACAAGTAGTAGATGAAATTGAAAAATTAGCCAAATATATAAATGTGCGAGTGTTAGGTGTTTATGGAGGCACTAATATAAACACGCAGAAACAAGCTATTTTACAAGGTCAAGATATTATAGTGGCAACGCCTGGTAGGCTCTATGACCTCGGTTTGAGTAATGCTTTAAAGTTAAAATCGATTCAGAAATTAGTAATTGATGAGGTAGATGTAATGTTAGATTTAGGATTTCGTTTTCAGTTGATGAATATTTTTGACATTTTACCAGAGCGCAGACAAAATGTATTGTTTTCTGCTACCATGACGGAAGATGTAAACGCTTTAATTTATGATTTCTTTAAAAATCCAGAAAAAATTTCAATTGCGGTAAGCGGAACTCCATTAGAAAATATTGCCCAAGTTTCGTATAACGTACCTAATTTTTTTACTAAAGTTAATTTGCTCAACTATCTTTTAAAAGACAAAGAAACATTTAGTAAAGTGCTCATATTTGTTGGTTTTAAAAGAACTGCAGATTTGTTGTTTAAGCATTTAGAAGAGGTTTATAATGATGAAATGTGTATTATTCACTCAAATAAAACTCAAAACTACAGAATCCGTTCTATTAGACAGTTCGACGAGGGTAAAAATAGAATTTTGTTAGCAACAGATGTAATGGCCCGTGGTTTAGATTTCGACAATGTATCTCATGTAATAAATTTTGATACGCCAGATTTTCCCGAAAACTATATGCATCGAATTGGTAGAACAGGAAGAGCAGAAAAAGAAGGAAAAACGATATTATTTTCTACGCCAAAAGAGCAAGAAAGTAAGATGGCAATTGAAGCATTAATGCAGTATGAAATTCCTGTTTTAGAACTTCCAGAAGCTATAGAAATCGCTACAATATTAACCGAAGATGAAAGGCCAAAGGAAGACCAAGGAATTTCTAAAAATAGAACCTCATTAGAGTACGTTCCAGGGCCAGCATTTCATGAAAAAAGTGAAAAAAATAGTAAGGTAAATAAAGGAGGTTCGTACAGAAGAGAAATTGCGGCTAAATATAAAAAGCCAAAAACTAGAGGAGATAAAAACTATAACAAACGCAATAAGAAAAAGAAGTAA
- a CDS encoding Na(+)-translocating NADH-quinone reductase subunit F — MQILTAQELHNLGMNIVGKKLEEMGYEFQAINSQLKRHPQFVLFKKGEPTIFVLVKVSNNIQNPDSYDTVWMETFKNHAIKQNAKVWFAGIGIANAESVESPVFKDQPYYVAFNDFIKIIA, encoded by the coding sequence ATGCAGATTTTAACAGCGCAAGAATTGCATAATTTAGGAATGAACATAGTCGGTAAAAAGTTAGAAGAAATGGGCTATGAATTTCAGGCAATAAATAGTCAATTAAAAAGGCATCCACAATTTGTTTTATTTAAAAAAGGGGAACCAACAATTTTTGTTTTGGTTAAAGTTTCAAATAACATTCAAAACCCAGATAGTTATGATACCGTTTGGATGGAAACTTTTAAAAATCACGCCATCAAACAAAATGCAAAAGTATGGTTTGCAGGAATAGGAATTGCCAATGCAGAGAGTGTAGAGAGTCCGGTTTTTAAAGACCAACCGTACTATGTTGCGTTTAACGACTTTATAAAGATAATAGCTTAA
- a CDS encoding FAD:protein FMN transferase, with product MKLLRITSLLTICLIFFSCSSQIATKDYVLEGTVFGTTYKIVYLEGKKNYQPEINQLFNAINASLSTYIPTSDISKINQGDTSISVDSYFEEVFYKSKKIYKETDGYFDPTVGNLVNAWGFGPKNTKVDLTKQQVADQMRFVGLNKVSLVEGKIKKQFPEIYFDFNSIAKGYGIDVIARFLEQEKIANYLVEIGGEIRVKGNKKDGSLWAIKVVDPVKSDTNSGFKNITLKNKSMATSGNYRKYRYSKTGEKYVHTINPKTGFAYESNLLSVSVIASLDCADVDAYATAFMAMGLEKTKNFVLKNPHLDVILIYADTNGAINEYTTYTHF from the coding sequence ATGAAACTACTCAGAATCACCTCATTATTAACCATTTGTCTTATTTTTTTTTCATGTTCTTCACAGATAGCAACAAAAGATTATGTGTTAGAAGGAACTGTTTTTGGTACTACTTATAAAATTGTATATCTAGAGGGAAAAAAGAATTATCAGCCAGAAATAAACCAACTTTTTAACGCTATAAATGCCTCTTTGTCTACCTATATTCCAACGTCAGATATTAGTAAAATTAATCAAGGAGATACTAGTATTTCAGTAGATAGTTACTTTGAGGAAGTTTTTTATAAATCAAAAAAAATTTACAAAGAAACCGATGGTTACTTCGATCCTACAGTAGGTAATTTAGTAAATGCTTGGGGTTTCGGACCTAAAAACACTAAAGTAGATTTAACCAAACAGCAAGTAGCAGATCAAATGAGATTTGTAGGTTTGAATAAAGTTTCTTTGGTAGAGGGTAAAATAAAAAAACAATTTCCAGAAATATATTTCGATTTTAATTCTATTGCAAAAGGATATGGAATTGATGTAATTGCACGTTTTTTAGAACAAGAAAAGATTGCCAATTATTTAGTTGAAATTGGCGGTGAAATTAGAGTAAAAGGGAATAAAAAAGATGGGAGCTTATGGGCAATTAAAGTGGTAGATCCTGTAAAAAGTGATACAAATTCAGGATTTAAAAATATTACTTTAAAAAATAAATCGATGGCAACATCTGGCAATTATAGAAAATACCGATACTCTAAAACTGGAGAAAAATATGTACATACTATAAATCCTAAAACGGGTTTTGCATATGAAAGTAATTTACTTAGTGTGTCGGTAATTGCTAGTTTAGATTGTGCAGATGTAGATGCTTATGCAACTGCGTTTATGGCCATGGGTTTAGAAAAAACAAAAAATTTTGTTCTTAAAAACCCACATTTAGATGTTATTTTAATTTATGCTGATACTAATGGTGCTATTAATGAATACACTACATATACCCACTTTTAG
- a CDS encoding T9SS type A sorting domain-containing protein codes for MKISIAPLFFLLFLHIHCSNSFAQEPSWSVNPSDFQYSMTITAFLNIDGENLTNTNDKVAAFVDGEIRGIGNVSYNKTSDKHLVYLTIFGNKNGEIIQFKIYDSSKDRIVNALHTEIFDIDVSLGTVFQSYCIANSSLSATAKLLNFDFKSLNTKVRKVDNQLFISVPYNTDVSALTPVFSVSEGANVFVNKEKQFSGRTQHNFEQPVVFEVVSQSQKTVSEYLITIEFISFTSNIKATLSLENPKEKNKIPVVISAVFDSPPTNFTKENILGSNWLLYKFHKITDTEFIIEVLPYLESVPEISLYLSESKPDLELPDYPVISNTFRHHIDTTAPIIKNITLKKDTNKEYFEIEFNEEVRNVKITDFKLTGTLASNYSMLELIPITDKKFNLIVETTSDKKGTINLTVNENTSISDVSNNLLLKQHTDMYYLDMTPPTLLLQDIYLEIKTNESKTISFNDIDKGSFDNLEIASIIIDKTTFTIADSGTNSVLVTATDSVGNTTKKTINVVVNENSLSINDSEYSTKINVYPNPTKNSFTLKSSSIKIHAIEMYNSLGLKVNIQSKNSNNIEIGTLKNGVYLLKIHTEEHGIIVKKIIKK; via the coding sequence ATGAAAATATCGATAGCGCCATTGTTCTTTTTACTATTCCTACATATTCACTGCAGCAATAGTTTTGCTCAGGAACCAAGTTGGTCTGTAAATCCGTCTGACTTTCAATATAGCATGACAATTACTGCTTTTTTAAATATTGATGGAGAAAATTTAACAAATACGAATGATAAGGTTGCGGCATTTGTAGATGGAGAGATTAGAGGGATTGGTAATGTAAGCTATAATAAAACTAGCGATAAACACCTTGTATATTTAACCATATTTGGAAACAAAAACGGTGAAATCATCCAATTTAAAATATATGATAGTTCGAAAGATAGAATTGTAAATGCCTTACATACAGAGATTTTCGATATTGATGTTTCGTTAGGAACTGTTTTTCAATCGTATTGTATTGCAAATTCATCGTTGAGTGCTACCGCAAAATTATTGAATTTTGATTTTAAAAGCCTCAACACAAAAGTTCGAAAAGTAGACAATCAGTTATTTATTTCTGTACCATATAATACAGATGTTAGTGCTTTAACACCTGTTTTTTCTGTATCGGAGGGTGCTAATGTATTTGTAAATAAAGAAAAGCAATTTTCTGGGAGAACACAGCATAATTTTGAACAGCCTGTTGTTTTTGAAGTGGTATCTCAAAGTCAAAAAACCGTATCAGAATATTTAATAACCATAGAGTTTATTTCTTTTACCTCAAACATAAAAGCAACATTGAGTTTAGAGAACCCGAAAGAAAAAAATAAAATTCCTGTTGTAATTTCTGCGGTATTCGACAGTCCGCCTACAAATTTTACAAAAGAAAATATACTAGGTTCAAATTGGCTACTATATAAGTTTCATAAAATAACAGACACAGAATTTATCATTGAGGTACTTCCATATTTAGAGTCTGTACCAGAAATTAGCCTTTATTTATCTGAAAGCAAGCCTGATTTAGAACTTCCAGATTACCCTGTAATTTCTAATACTTTTAGACATCATATAGACACAACAGCTCCTATCATTAAAAATATAACTCTTAAAAAAGATACAAATAAAGAGTATTTTGAAATTGAATTTAATGAAGAGGTAAGGAATGTTAAAATAACCGATTTTAAATTAACAGGAACTTTAGCTAGTAACTACAGCATGCTAGAACTGATACCAATTACAGACAAAAAGTTCAACTTAATTGTAGAAACTACTTCCGATAAAAAAGGCACAATTAATCTAACAGTAAATGAAAATACCTCTATTTCTGATGTAAGTAACAACTTGCTTTTAAAGCAACATACAGATATGTATTATTTAGATATGACGCCTCCTACCCTTTTATTACAAGATATTTACTTAGAAATAAAAACCAATGAAAGCAAAACAATTTCTTTTAATGATATAGACAAAGGCTCTTTTGATAATCTAGAAATAGCTTCGATTATTATCGATAAAACTACATTTACAATAGCAGATTCAGGAACTAATAGCGTGTTAGTAACTGCTACGGATAGTGTTGGTAATACAACTAAAAAAACTATTAATGTAGTGGTTAATGAGAACAGTTTATCTATTAATGACAGTGAGTACTCCACCAAAATAAACGTCTACCCTAACCCAACAAAAAATAGTTTTACACTAAAAAGTAGCTCCATAAAAATACATGCTATTGAGATGTATAATAGTTTGGGGTTGAAAGTAAATATTCAATCTAAAAACTCGAATAATATTGAAATAGGTACTCTTAAAAATGGCGTTTATTTACTTAAAATACATACAGAGGAGCACGGAATTATTGTAAAAAAAATAATAAAAAAATAG
- a CDS encoding LytR/AlgR family response regulator transcription factor, whose amino-acid sequence MKKNVLVVEDNLIIAEDIKICLENNNYNVVALVDNAEHALLEIKNNTVDIVIIDIVIKGVLNGIDLAEIISVNYQIPFLFLTSNSDKKTIEKAIKVAPKAYITKPFTEADLFSSLALAFRVEKSQKSELREKDFFIIKVAGDFKKIYIKDLLYVKSDGNYLSIVTKTNEYLTRMSFKELLHIVNSNTIFQVQKSYLVNTLNVEKYNSNHVFLDTQKVPIGRSYKDRFFKVMESA is encoded by the coding sequence ATGAAAAAAAATGTACTAGTTGTAGAAGATAATTTAATTATTGCAGAAGATATAAAAATCTGTCTAGAAAATAACAATTACAACGTAGTTGCTTTGGTTGACAATGCCGAGCATGCATTGCTAGAAATAAAAAATAACACAGTAGATATAGTAATTATAGACATTGTTATAAAAGGAGTTTTAAACGGCATAGATTTGGCAGAGATTATAAGTGTAAATTATCAAATTCCATTTTTATTTTTAACCTCTAATTCCGATAAAAAAACTATAGAAAAAGCCATAAAAGTTGCCCCTAAAGCATACATTACCAAACCATTTACAGAGGCAGATTTATTTAGTAGCTTGGCATTGGCTTTTAGAGTAGAGAAGAGTCAGAAATCTGAACTAAGAGAGAAAGATTTTTTTATTATTAAAGTAGCTGGTGATTTTAAAAAGATATATATTAAAGATTTATTGTATGTAAAATCTGACGGGAACTATTTATCGATTGTTACTAAAACTAACGAGTATTTAACACGAATGAGCTTTAAAGAGTTGTTGCATATTGTAAATAGCAATACTATTTTTCAGGTACAAAAGTCGTATTTAGTAAATACACTTAATGTAGAAAAATACAACTCTAATCATGTGTTTTTAGACACTCAAAAAGTGCCAATTGGTAGGTCTTACAAAGATCGTTTTTTTAAAGTTATGGAAAGTGCTTAG
- a CDS encoding OmpA/MotB family protein — protein MKKISFILLSAVLLSSCVSKKEFVALQTAKEKTEEELLAVKTNLQKCLIEKEKEDAKVFALTEQVKYLQEDKKTALKQVENLTVLTQSSSDNIKNVISQLSEKDKYINGIREAMTQKDSLNLAIKYHLTKNLTDGIQDKDIEVNVEKTVVFISISDKLLFKSGSYNVTDGAYTVLEKIAKVINDQPTMEVMIEGHTDSTPIKRTIIQDNWDLSALRATSITRILQYKYGVQPARLIAAARSQYVPLVANDSPANKAKNRRTKIIIMPKLNQFFDLLEQDAK, from the coding sequence ATGAAGAAAATATCATTTATCTTATTATCAGCAGTTTTGCTTAGTTCATGTGTTTCTAAAAAAGAATTTGTAGCACTTCAAACAGCTAAAGAAAAAACTGAAGAAGAGTTACTAGCCGTTAAAACGAATTTACAGAAATGTTTAATTGAAAAAGAAAAAGAAGATGCAAAAGTATTTGCATTAACAGAGCAGGTTAAATACTTACAAGAAGATAAAAAAACAGCTTTAAAACAAGTAGAAAACTTAACTGTTTTAACTCAATCTTCTTCTGATAATATTAAAAATGTAATTTCTCAATTGAGCGAGAAAGACAAATATATTAATGGTATAAGAGAAGCAATGACTCAAAAAGATTCTTTGAATTTAGCTATTAAATACCATTTAACTAAAAATCTTACCGATGGTATTCAGGATAAAGATATAGAAGTTAATGTAGAAAAAACAGTTGTTTTTATTTCTATTTCCGACAAGTTATTATTTAAAAGTGGTAGCTACAATGTAACTGATGGTGCCTACACTGTTTTAGAAAAAATAGCTAAGGTTATTAATGACCAACCAACTATGGAAGTGATGATAGAAGGACACACAGATTCTACGCCAATAAAACGAACTATTATTCAAGACAACTGGGACTTATCTGCTTTAAGAGCAACTTCTATTACTCGAATTTTACAATATAAATATGGTGTTCAGCCAGCTAGATTAATTGCAGCAGCAAGAAGCCAATATGTTCCTTTGGTTGCAAATGATTCTCCTGCAAACAAAGCAAAAAACAGAAGAACTAAAATTATTATCATGCCTAAGTTAAATCAGTTTTTCGATTTATTAGAGCAAGATGCTAAATAA